A single window of Amphiura filiformis chromosome 17, Afil_fr2py, whole genome shotgun sequence DNA harbors:
- the LOC140138198 gene encoding uncharacterized protein — MIPDLVDNNSDTEIQHGKQAHFCEDTATTDQEQIDQKELQQDLSIKKIDETLDFKDNPNPSSCLDQQEKITSACNAERASLLLDDSSCKPCAIGEAHACQNEQKASPDETKSTDNKSLKDTDKMSRNEEHSLVNSPREDTCSGFLDKVHQSNQTTNEASYGDVKYSEVRSENLPATEADKILPDTTTQSKQPENGDTNKDVSLEMCARQTSSIRDAQHHPIQDIVAEGSTPAISVYEPYADIQTQQNVASNSTPHEFHISTNNNLTCEDENELNNLIISSTLGQVLPDAGSDNPLEESEKSSSLKAKVGDENKQNSLVMTPTIASKSAAQIQDSPDAFAKSEAQSIISPTDAFANEQNSPATKITSSKLEDVTVTDSETDTLPDTRSQVPPDVHTECKPDTLDLPAESSQGEGTLIGNANSPRHGNISQPTAPEPRKENTSAGDKTPRVHLEVESESEKQPFGGARKRQTSPTHHKQSPNEDPSGESLARSVDPSTSQLEAKMSTEAYARKPFGGARRKPTKSAQKHRENNVLPNEPSGSPNAKLQPRSVGLSGCGSKSFGGARKRPTSPTHHKQSPNEDPSGESLQRSADPSTNQLEANTGKESYASKLFGGAQRKPMKPVQIQGEDDTKLQPRSVGSKPFGGARRRQTRPIHHKRSPNKDPSGDNNKSLARSVDPSTGQLESNINTEITEPYASKPFGGVRRKPMKLAQKQREDNVLPNKPGGSHNAKLQPRSVGSKPFEGARRRPNEDPFAESLARSVDPSTNQLEAKISTEAYASKLFGGAQREPMKSTQKQDGAGQKERWSRHTKWNRVNHAHPQLQRLSAHKQRTPTEGSEKDHDDDSSSDDAEDDRQATPEQRLQKSSKKKRDQHFKEFLHDIPPTRHPINSPYNRDERVFRALRTSTQVDASLARVSGPPRHNYHPPEPLGPIQPSDELYQLLLSMYNWLME; from the exons ATGATTCCAGATTTGGTTGATAACAATTCTGACACAGAGATACAGCATGGCAAGCAAGCCCATTTCTGTGAAGATACAGCAACAACAGACCAAGAGCAAATAGACCAGAAAGAATTACAGCAGGACCTGTCTATAAAGAAAATTGATGAGACACTAGATTTCAAAGACAACCCCAACCCTTCTTCATGTCTAGATCAACAGGAAAAGATCACTTCTGCTTGTAACGCAGAGAGAGCATCACTTCTTCTTGATGACTCTTCTTGTAAGCCATGTGCAATTGGAGAAGCCCATGCCTGCCAGAATGAACAGAAGGCTTCTCCAGATGAAACTAAGTCTACCGACAACAAGTCTTTGAAGGATACAGATAAAATGTCAAGGAATGAAGAGCATTCACTTGTGAACAGTCCGAGAGAAGATACATGTAGTGGCTTCTTGGACAAAGTTCATCAGTCCAACCAAACCACCAATGAAGCTTCATATGGAGATGTGAAATATTCAGAAGTAAGGTCTGAAAATTTGCCTGCAACAGAAGCAGATAAGATTTTGCCAGATACCACTACACAATCCAAACAACCTGAAAATGGAGATACAAACAAAGATGTCTCATTAGAAATGTGTGCTCGTCAAACATCTTCAATAAGAGATGCTCAACATCACCCAATTCAAGATATAGTAGCCGAGGGATCCACTCCTGCAATATCTGTTTATGAACCATATGCAGATATCCAGACACAGCAGAATGTGGCTTCTAACAGCACACCACATGAGTTTCATATATCTACTAACAACAACCTAACATGCGAAGATGAGAATGAACTCAATAATTTGATTATTTCATCCACCCTGGGTCAGGTACTGCCGGATGCAGGTTCTGACAACCCACTCGAGGAATCTGAGAAATCAAGCAGCCTAAAAGCTAAAGTGGgagatgaaaataaacaaaattctcTGGTTATGACACCAACCATAGCATCTAAATCTGCTGCTCAAATTCAAGATTCCCCAGATGCCTTTGCAAAATCTGAAGCACAAAGCATAATTTCACCAACTGATGCCTTTGCAAATGAACAGAATTCCCCAGCTACGAAGATCACCTCATCTAAACTTGAGGATGTGACAGTTACAGATTCAGAAACGGACACACTTCCTGATACACGATCTCAAGTTCCACCAGATGTTCATACCGAATGTAAACCAGACACTCTAGACTTACCAGCTGAATCCAGTCAAGGAGAAGGGACCCTTATTGGAAACGCAAATTCTCCCAGACATGGTAATATATCACAACCAACAGCTCCTGAACCAAGAAAAGAAAATACTTCTGCAGGAGACAAGACACCAAGAGTTCATCTGGAAGTGGAAAGTGAAAGTGAAAAGCAGCCATTTGGAGGAGCCAGAAAAAGACAAACCAGTCCAACACACCATAAACAAAGTCCCAATGAAGACCCTTCTGGGGAGTCTCTAGCAAGATCTGTAGACCCATCCACTAGCCAACTGGAAGCCAAGATGAGTACAGAGGCATATGCAAGGAAGCCGTTTGGAGGAGCTAGAAGAAAACCGACAAAATCCGCACAAAAACATAGAGAAAATAATGTGTTACCAAATGAACCAAGTGGTAGCCCTAATGCCAAATTACAACCAAGATCTGTTGGATTATCTGGATGTGGAAGCAAATCGTTTGGAGGAGCCAGAAAAAGACCAACCAGTCCAACACACCATAAACAAAGTCCCAATGAAGATCCTTCTGGGGAATCTCTACAAAGATCTGCAGACCCATCCACTAACCAACTGGAAGCCAACACTGGTAAAGAGTCATACGCAAGCAAGCTGTTTGGAGGAGCTCAAAGAAAACCAATGAAACCTGTACAAATACAAGGAGAAGATGATACCAAATTACAACCAAGGTCTGTTGGAAGCAAACCATTTGGAGGAGCCAGACGAAGACAAACCAGGCCAATACACCATAAACGAAGTCCCAATAAAGACCCTTCTGGTGATAATAATAAGTCTCTAGCAAGATCTGTAGACCCATCCACTGGCCAACTGGAAAGCAACATTAATACAGAAATTACAGAGCCATACGCAAGCAAGCCATTTGGAGGAGTTCGAAGAAAACCAATGAAATTGGCACAAAAACAAAGAGAAGATAATGTGTTACCAAATAAACCAGGTGGTAGCCATAATGCCAAATTACAACCAAGGTCTGTTGGAAGCAAACCATTTGAAGGAGCCAGAAGAAGGCCCAATGAAGACCCTTTTGCGGAATCCCTAGCAAGATCTGTAGACCCATCCACTAACCAACTGGAAGCCAAGATTAGTACAGAGGCATACGCAAGCAAGCTGTTTGGAGGAGCTCAAAGAGAACCGATGAAATCCACACAAAAACAAGATGGTGCAGGACAAAAAGAACGCTGGTCAAGACATACCAAGTGGAATAGAGTCAACCATGCACATCCTCAACTTCAGCGCCTGTCAGCGCACAAACAAAGAACTCCTACTGAGGGTAGTGAAAAAGACCATGATGATGATAGCTCATCAGATGATGCAGAGGATGACAGACAAGCAACACCAGAACAAAG GCTTCAAAAATCTTCAAAGAAGAAAAGGGATCAGCATTTTAAAGAGTTCCTCCACGACATTCCTCCAACCAGGCATCCAATCAACTCACCCTATAACAGGGATGAAAGGGTGTTCCGAGCACTGCGAACAAGTACACAAGTAGATGCCAGCCTTGCAAGGGTCTCTGGTCCACCGCGACACAATTATCATCCACCTGAACCATTAGGCCCTATTCAGCCATCAGATGAACTTTACCAACTCCTGTTGAGTATGTATAATTGGTTGATGGAATGA